Part of the Primulina huaijiensis isolate GDHJ02 chromosome 15, ASM1229523v2, whole genome shotgun sequence genome is shown below.
ATTGGCGATGACACTTGTTTGTGGTACTAAATTTTACTTTTGATCCATTAAATATCTGCATGTTTTACCCTTTCTTGTGCATTAGAGTGTGAAActttaaaatctcaaaaaattacataaattttattaatttttatgttccGAGGGGAAGGCCACCTCCTGCCCACACTGGGTTTGCCCTGATTATATGTTCAAAACATTTACATGTATAAAAACGTAGGACTATTGCACTTTATATGTTTGACTAGCAAACACCTCTTTATAAGCATATTTTGCCCTTTCTTGTGCATTAGAGTGTAAAActttaaaatctcaaaaaaatacATTAATCTTTATGTTCCGAGGGGAAGGCCACCTCCTGCCCACACTGGGTTTGCCCTGATTATATGCTCAAAACATTTACATCTATAAAAACATAGGACCGTCGCACTTTATATGTTTGACTAGCAAACACCTCTTTATGACTGAGTTGGATCAGTCACATTTCCTAAAGACAgacataaatttttgtcattACAGAGGCACACATCTTTATCATCTGGGACTAGGATTTTGCCTTCTACTATATGATTATTGATTGCACTTTGTTGCCTTTGATCTTCAACCATGAGTAGGTATTTGCATGCGTccctatataatatatatgtagaaGAGAGACATGGAGACGCTATCATGGACACTTATAGAGGAAGCTAGTAGTCTTTTGACTTCTCACAGTCTCGCAGATCAACTTCTAACTGGAAACAATGGAGTCAAAAGATGGTCTTTGTATATAAAGAAGAGAGTAAAACTAAACTCAAGTTTTGATGAAAGTGTAAAACAGTAACAGTACAAAGTGCAATAAAATTTACTCGCGCTCACTACATATTAATAccattattaaaattaaatgggAAGCCATGATTAGTGCACTAGATGTATGTTTCtgtagtttttattttaaaggttGTGTCCTACATTGTCATATAAAGCTtgccatattttttatttcttacacAATGGCGACATGTGTGTTTCATATCTACTAGTTATCATGGAACTACTGGAAAATTCGGAGCTGGAAGACAGATCCAACGGAGGTCCATGTCTGAATATATAGACCCCACAACCCCAAATGTAGTCAGTTTTTGTATGCATGAGTCTAACCTGGAAATTACCACCGAAGAAAAAAATCTGGGATCAATTAGTTTTTGTATACATCGGTTTCTCTAGTTGGTCCAACTTTTGAGATGTTTTATCACTGTAATATTCAATGCAGGTCAATAAAGATGTTCAATCACTGTATGTAATCAGTGCAGGTAACTAAATGTAGAGTGAACCTGGAAGAAAAAGAGAAACCAAGAAACAAGGATGTAAGAAGAAAGGCAAATATTGCAAGCTTTTACTTTTGGCAGGATTGGAGGGTAGTAGGTGAGAGGGACATGGTGATGGAGTGAAGTGAAAGAGGAGTGTCAATTGTAAAAAAAAGTGTGGATTTTGGTTAGATTCCTTGCCTGCCATATTACAAGGCATGGTGGAACATGAAAATTTGTCCATTGTGAAAAAACCTTCTtatttctttcaatattttattactattgtttaaatcttttttgtgcctattttatattttgattgattCACCTGTGTTGGGTGATGCTTGCGCAGTTGTGCGGGCTACCTAGAATTTtagctttttattttttaaattaaatttgaatttgatgagATTTTATCAAATGTGTGgacttttttaataatatttaaagatGTCAACTTTCCCTCTGTCTTGCCTCAAACATTTGGtcggcttctctttctttctGGTTTTTTGCCCCTAACAATAATCAATTTgatgaaatttattattattattattattattggcaCCATCCAACCATTTGCATATTCTTATTCTCTTTTCTTTGCTACTTACGACGACTTCTTTAGGACATTtggataaaatataattttgttcatattttttagtatatataatataataatcgAATCTACTTTAGCTTTCTCTTTTATTTAGGCAAAACCTTATTCAACATTTATTATAGGCTTTTAGACTTTTATGTCATTCGTTCAAACGTGTTTTATATTGCGTTCGCCCTCACACATATATAAGTATTTATCTTTACTCTAATAAACTCATATACATGATACGAGTCAACTCTGTATATATTTACAATATAAGTAATATATTTGgtataaaaacaaatatttttttatgggtaATCCAAATAAGCGAAcggtttcacaaaattgactcataatATCGtctaacaaaattttatgtattttatttaaatttaatgtcAAAGATGTGTGAATGGTCTAATAATTTGGTGTTAATGGTTGGTGATTATGACTTTAGGtgctttttcttttattaacaaaataaaaagtatttCGTTACTACAATCACGCTAATCTAGTTTACTTTCCGGACAAAAATTACGCCTTCTAAAGCAAAAGGGTTTTAGGATTTTTCGAAATAAGAAATTCATATAATATGAGATCAATACtacaaacatatttaaaattattatttggagATTAAACTGGTTTGATAATAATGCGTCACCGTGACGACATTTATTTGGTCAAATTTCACCCATAAATAAACCCAACGTGCACAATGCTCAAATTGCAAATTATAATAATCGGTACAATATCACCacaaaatggatttttttttaaaaaaatatatattacaacCAAATCTTTAATCACAACAAATATCGGTTCTAGGTTATAAAAGCATCTCTTTCAAGCACAAATCAAATTGAAAACACATATTCTTATATTCTTTAATTTGTTATTTTAGCCATCTATGCAaaattaattggattaattatgttttgattaTAATTGATCGATTCAATTAATACAAAATAAGTTTGGTCCATTTGATTTAGTAATTTACTAATTTAATCAACAAATAACACTATCGATTTACGCTTTTAGCATGAGTATCAACTTCATCTTGGTGGAAaggaggggggggggggggggggggggtNAAAAATGTCAATAGATGAAAGAGGATATAGTTGCCGCATAACCCGAAGAGGACATGAGATCCATCAACCTTAGACGTAAGGGTAATGAGGCACATTACTCGTCGTCTTTATATGGGTATTCCTCGGGAATTTGCTTCAGAAGTTTGACTTGCAACTCAAACACATCATCCCCTCTAAGCATGTCACGTAGCCATGTGACCTCAGTTTTCATAGACACCTAAGACAAGGGAAGAAACATCGAATTGTATGATTTTGAAGTTTTACCATCAGGATGGATAGTCATGGACAGAATACTGATATTGTCTCACATTTTCAGGGCGGACGTGACCTGTTCAAATTAACTACACAACTAACTACATCATAATATGAAAAAGGGGGACACCCAATGGTTACTGTTAAAGCACATCTCCGAGAAGATGAATTTACCATCtttaatttaacaaaattatGGTTATGCGCCTTCCAATTTTAGCGTTATATTATCGAACAATTACCAACAGGGTGAATTATgtaagatatgatatgaccatGCCTAGAGGGTTGTCAAAGCAAGGCATTTTCCAAATTGAtaattctaaatttaaaaacttattCCCACATACACCTGCACACATATTGATACAAACCTAAGAAGATGATAATAGAGGCCAATGTGCTCACCATCTCAAGAGCTCCTCTGATCACTCCACTTAGAATATTGCAATAGTAAAGACCTTGACAGGTATCAGGAAGCTCGACGAAATCTACAAGTGGGTTATCCTCCAAAATTATACTGCAGGTTGTTCCCTCAACATCCCAGTTCGTCACAGATGCAGTGACACCCAGGAACATTTTGAATCCAACCTGTTCATATCAGGTTTTGAATATTGGATTCAATAAAACATTTCAAGCCATCGTTTAAAAGGGGGTATTTACACGTCAACAAAGCAAGGGAAGTAAGATGAATAGGTCAGTTGATGCACTGGCTTAGATAATAATCTTTCATAAGGAGCAAGTCATCAATAATCTATTCAAAGATAAAAGCTAACCTAAATAGAGTCTATCTAAAATAAACAGCCAATCATCGGATATTAGATGATTCCAGAAACGATAAAGCTAAAAACGTTGGTGAGTGTAAGAAATTTTATGCAAACTCCCACAAACGAATGACACTACAACACAATCATTTgtcaaataatataatagatCGTGAACAAAATTCACACGTAAACTTTTGTAATACTGATAACATTTTCTCTAAAGTCTAgattctttttatataataataatacacgTTTTGGGTTggacatttttttaaaacacacacacacatattacaACTTCTCGTAtcatgactttttttttttgatacgaaactatgatttattaaaatattaagatGGATTACTATCTAAGAACTAGAATAcaataaaagaagaaaagaaaatctcTAAGCTTAAATCAGCAGCAAACAAACTTCCAATCCCTAACCACATCCGCAATAACTAAATGTTTAAACTCCGGCAGAAGTGTTGTCCAAGTCGCGACCCTGAATTTGATCTTTACCCATACGTCGTCCAAAGACTCTGCCGAATCCGCAAATATTCCGTTGTTCCTCTCTAACCAAATCAACCAAAAGATGCCGTGAACAACCAAAAACCAGAAGCTGTAGTTCCTTCTACTGTGTGTGAGAAACGTCTCCATGATAAATAAGTCCCGGGCGTTCCTTGGAAAGGTCCATTCGAAACGAAGCTCTTGCAGTACTCTTGTCCAAATAGCACGTGAAAAAGAACAATGCAGCAGAATATGGTCTTGGTTCTCTTCATGTTTCCTgcatagattacaccattgcGGGCATAATGCGCAACTGGACCActttttttgcaaaaaatcGCTAGTTGGTAGTTTCCCCAACGCCACTATCCACGAAAAGACTTGAACATTGTACGGGATCGGTATTTTCCAGATATTCATGTGGTAAGGAAATATAGGGAAAGCTGGAACTGGGAAAAAAGAAGAGTAGAAAGACCGAACAGAAAAAAACCCCGATGGATCCCCCAACCACACTCTAAAATCATCCGTACCCCTTTCCAACCTAACCGTGTCCAAAATCCCTAAAAGATCGCTGAACTCTTCTAATTCTACCTCATTTAATGCTCTCCTGAAACGCACATCCCagtgaaaaatatattattattaagtcCAATATCAGTTACATCTAAAAAGCAGGAGATCGGTTTGTTAATGGATGTGGAGATTAGAAACAGCGATGTAAAACGATCTTTGAACGACAAAACATCGCCCTCCCAAATATCTTCCCAAAATCGAATAATATTCCCCCCTTTAAGAACCGCCCTAATCAATAGATGAAAAGTTGAGTAAGACCGAGAAATAAACTTCCAGGGGATTTTAAAGGTCGTGTTCCTCGCCAACCTCACGTCCCAGCCGTTGTCATTTAATCCATAAATACTGTTGATAACTCTTTTCCataatgaatttttttccaCCGAGCATCTCCACCACCACTTCCCAAGAAGTGCCTTGTTCGTCAAGCAAATATTCCCCAACCCCAATCCTCCCCTGTTCTTTGGCTTACAGACTTGCTTCCACCCAACTACATGGCAATGAGTCTCTCCATCTGCTCCGTCCCACAAGAAATCGCTCATCAATTTTTCCATTCTTTTCGCCACCCTAATTGGCACTCTGAAGAGAGACATGTAGTAAGTCGGCATTGCACCTAACACAACCTTAATCAAAGTAAGACGACCTCCCCTTGAGATAAAAACTTCTTCAAACTTGCAAGCTTCTTTGACATTTTTGATAATACGGGCTCCCAAAATTCAGCAGACTTAGGGTCACCTCCCAACGGAGCCCCAAGGTACTTGATCGGCCAATTCTCTCTTCTGCACCCAACGTATCATGACTTTCATCATTAATTATCTATAGAGAAGATGTGTTAcagaaaattctaaaaaaaaaggaTAGATACTATGGAAGGGGTATGctagaaataattaaaaaaagtttAGTATAAAAGTCTAGTTGTATTTGATGTAAACTTTtgtaaagttttaaaaaatcatgtgGTATTCAAACATGACTGATCAtgatcaagaaaacattttgtTCTGGTTACTTTAGGTGAACAAAACATCCATTTGGGATTACAAAAGCTTTCGTCGTCCATTGAAAATGACGTTTCAAACTGCTTAATGCTCATTTCTCTTGACAAAATTTAGCACGATTCCAGCCAAGATCATTCTCAAATTCCTAATCTGTAGAACAAATTACAAATAACAGAAGATCTTCCAAATTTTCCCGTGTAGTCCATGATCATGTTTTTCATCTCAATCTTCCCACAACCATCAAGGTATCAACAAGTAGCTATAAGGCAATAATCCCTTACAAAAAACCTTTGAGGAGTAGAGTTGTAATATTTCTTATGTTCCAAACATTGCAGAATGACATCAAGAGCATCAAAAAATAGGAAATTTGTATGGAACACAACAATTTGTCGATGAAACTACAAAACTAGAGATCCAAACACTCTAGAGAACCATAAGAATTCAGGGACATCCAACTATTAACTCACCTAACCCTCAGGTTTCTTAAAGACCCAGGACAGCCAATGGGCTTAGCCTTTTCAAAAGCTGTGTGCTTTCTGGGGCGCAAGGCGCACTTCTTCgtgttataataataataaccaaTGGCCCAGTCCAACCGAATCCATGCCCGACATCACCTAAAAACGCTcgattgcataaaccaagaacaCTTCAATTCCATCCCTCTTCCATTCATTAAACTAGCTTCCACAACGTAAAACGCTAAAATCCCAATTCAAAAATCATTCCAAACACTCCTCCTCTGCTTTCTCTTGCCATTAAAAATTCATGAACTTAAGAAACTCTTTTGCAAATTGTTAAATCATGGACTTGGACTTAACTCTATCTCAAAAACGAGCTCAACTGAGGATGATTGTCCAACTCCATATATAGAGCTCCCAATAACTTACTCCAGACGATGTGGCACATTTGACACACCCTCTCACGTCCAGAAATGGACAACTGAAACGTGAAGTTTACAAGACATTAACGGGTGACCCATGGCCATAAGGAcggtccaacacataacggtgggtATGAACtgtgatatcatgttaagatcATGGACTTGGGTCAATCTCTGAcacaaaagctagctcaagggggaAGAGCCGATGTGGGACATCTAGCACAAATTGCTAAAAATCTAAGTATTTCGTTACAAGACGTATGCATCATTCAATACTTTCACTTTAAATGAAACATTGGTTTGCGCCTTGCTGTGCCAAGGCTTTGAATCATACTTAGTCATGACAACTGCCATGGTTCAGGCTATGACGATATTTCTGTAAGAACTAGGGTGTTAGATAATAACTCCGCAAAAGATTGGAAGAAAAATGAAACAACATCATTAGCAGCACTGCAATGAGCAACCAATCAATACCAAATGCTATCTAGATCTCACTCAGCCAACAGTTGATTGATTAAAAACAAAGCAAAACCAGTTTTGACATAAGAGTAGCAAAGCTGCAATTCaaagataaaactttaaatagtTATAATTGTTCCACTATTGAAGTAAGCAAAATAAAAAACCAGCAGAGAACAGAAAAAGAGAAGAAGTGGTGCTAAGCAGTAAAGACTCGACCTTTGCAATGACTTCCGCAGTTTCCTTAAAATCCACACATCTAGAAACATTTGATTTCGCAAGAAATTCATCAACGAGACGGATTCCAATATTATAGCCCCTGCAACGCTTAAAAcggaaaaaattacaaaaaaatgctttcagaaaaataaaatagcaaTTATCAACAGGGTAAACTGGAGAATCGATCAAGTGAAGAATATGAACACAGGAGGGATTCATTTACAAACATTTGATCGAGCTGCTTGTTAACCTCCTCAACCTCTTCCAGATCGGTGATCAGTTGGCGCACCATAGCACCGTATGTCAGAGTGAAAAGCTCCGCATTCTGAGAACGTTACACAAAAATTAACACCGATACGAGTTACAGAACAAGAATTGAATAGTAAAAACATCTATAACTAGGATTCGAAAACAAAAGCCACCAAAACTGTTAGGGCTTGTTAAATTTTTCCCTGCGCGATCGCTAAACCTACCACGCGTTCAACGCTAGCGAAAATGGCGTCGCCAGATTTAGGAGCCAAGGGAGCCATGGAAAGAGCTTCGGATCTCAAGGCTTTGGAACTGTGAAGCTCTTAACGATCACACTAGTAATCAAAATGAGTTGCAGGTTGCTTCAAAGGGAAAAAAAGGAAgtggattttaaaaatattatatatttatttattatatgagttagaattctatttatttatttattttcatagtcaaattatattttacacaaaaactcttgtgagacgatttcacggatcaatttcgtaaatcgaatatcttatttgagtcatccatgaaaaaatattactttttatgctaaaatttactttttatactcgtataaagattcgtgagaccgtctcacaaaaaaacctactctatattttataatataaatcaaactaattacaaaaaattattaaaattcaaagatttttttttaaaaaaataaaatattatacaaNTTTAGATAATTTTAGTTTCAGAACAGACGTTAAGGTGAAACTTTGCTTATACCCAACCAAGTAGTCTTGTGTTAGAAACAGGAATGAATACTAATGAGTACAGTTGATATGTAGAACACGTAATACTGTATCATAGGAAATGAACCAAATCCTTCAAAACACACCATCTCAGCAACTCTTGATCAAGCTTTTTAGCTTGCTTATCATAATAAATGCTAGATTCTACACTGCAAATAATATAAATCAGCAAGACAGGGGCGAGAATGCCGATCGACAGCTGAATTCCCACTTCCACCCCTTATGCTGAGAAAGAATAATGCCTCATGGAATGTGACTTCTTATTCTCTAAAATACACCTTTGCAAACTAAATGAGACTCCAAATTAAGACTATATTTGTTTGGTTTGAATGTATTGGTATGCTTGATCTAGAATTCAACTGGAGAAGTATTAGAGGTTGATCTCTGATAATCGATCACAGAATTGGTTGGTGCTTTGGTTTTCAATATCATTTCTTCATACTCGTCCATGGGATTCGAAAGAGCTGTAATGGCACCGCCAGCTCCAATGGAAGCCTCGCCTTTGTGTAAGACTACAGTTCTGATGACAATATTGAGATCAAAGGTCTGGTTATAAGAGAAATACCCGATGCATCCAGAATAAATGCCTCTGGAACAACTTTCAAGAGAATCGAGAATTTCCATTGATCTTAACTTTGGTGCACCTGTCATTGAGCCGCCAGGAAAAGCAGCTCTTACACAGTCGACAGCACTGACATTCGATTGTTTCTTGCCTCGTACTGTGCTTACCATAGTGTGAACAGTAGAATATGACTCGACGTCCATAAGATGAGGCACGTGAACCGAACCTGGCTCACAGATGCGTCCAAGGTCATTCCTTAGAAGGTCGACAATCATCAAATTTTCGGCTTGATCTTTTTCACTGTAGACACAGATAAGTTGTGAGAAAAGGGGGATGCTcacaaaaaaaagaagaagaaaagaaatgcTTATTTATTTATCCCTTGTATACactaaatcaaagaaataaatatcaacacaaagGACCGTTTCACCCTTCATAATTTCCAACCATTTTTTTGGCTGGAAAATGGGATCAAGTACAAACATTGTGTAGGAACTACTGAGGAACACTTCTTAGTTTAGAACAAAAGTGACACAAACAATTAACTCTAGAAACCGTAATAGTCATTTATCCAAAAATATTATGTCctgcaataaaaatataaaggcattttctaaataaatcaCCCCGCCGTTTCAGTACCTGTACTGCAATTTTAATCTGTTCAACTCGTCTTCCCCCTTTGATGGGCCACGAGCTATGGTACCTTTAATCGGTTTCGCTTCTAAAACACCATTTCTATCCAACCTTAGGAACCTCTCAGGTGATGAACAGCATACACACAAATTTTCTTTTGGAAAATTGAGCCAGGCAGAATATGGGGCTGGATTTTTTTCTCGAAGATTGAGGTAAAGTCCCAGAGAATTAATTTCCCCCACTTTCCTAGTCATCTGTGTAGTAAGACATAACTCATAGCTTTCTCCATTTCTAATAAGTTTCTGGCATTTCTCTATGTCTTCCATGTATTGCTCCCTTGATTTCTCGGCTGAAAAAGTCTCTCCAAACGAGGCATTAGTAGAAACTGGACATAAAAATGATGACGACTTTCTTAATAGACGAACTTTCATATCGAGAAGCTTCCGTTCGACCTCATCAAGCCATAGGGTTTTGGTAGTGTCGTTGTCAAGTATGGATGTGATATAAATATCATCATGCAGGTGATCCACCACCACAAGATTATCCGCGAAAAAAAGGCAGGCATCGGGGGCACTTGACTTATGACGATTAGATGAAACACCACATTCAACTTTAAGATCATACCTGCATTAAAGGGCATCAGAAGAACAAGGTTTAACCTATTCTATCACATCTTGAGAGATCATTGGCTGTTTGTTTCCATTTCTGGAGAACATTCTCATTTTCCGGACAACAATACCATctaatttcgaaatttaaagCACTACATATTATTCAAAACATAATAATTCAATACAATGTTATATCATATGAtatcaacaataaaaaatttaacaacCAACTCAATAACTGGAATTCTTTTCAGTCCAGCTAGATAATTGATCTTTTTATAGAGGTTCCAGAAACAAACTATCTTGAGCACCCACAAAGTATCTAATTCAACtttaaatttggaaaaataatgAACAATAACTAATTAAATCTAGGGTCCTTTCTTTTAACAGAATCAAATTATAGCAAACGGAAAAAAAGCAGACCTGCATTGGGGAAATCATGATATTACAAATCTAAATGGCTTCAATGGCGAAAACAGGGAAGGACGACCACAGCATAGTGGCCAAGAAAGTCAATGTATGTAAAATTGTTTGGAAAATCTATCATAATAAAACAATCTGTGGCACCTTAACTTTTGACAaagcaaaaataatttaaactgaCTTCTGATCCCAATATATTAACTTCATTTTATCTACATTTTCACTTCACGAATCCTGATTCATATAGAAACAACCAACATATTTCATGCCTACTTCCCAATCTCAATGATCAAAATTCAACACCTTAAATCAGATGACATAAAGAAACATATAAACAACAATGGGATATCAAACATGAGAGAGCTATAATGTACCCAATGTAACCAACATAACCGCCATAAAAATCAAAAGGTAATCCTTCATAATCTGATGCATCATAGCAGAATGACTGGAGCTCCTGAAGCATGGGCATGAAAATGCATtagtaattttctaaaaaatatctctaataatcATCCTACCAGAAAAAGAAAGAGGAGGATCACGGAAGGAAGAACTGGCGTATAAGACTGATATATTTATACATTATAGCCATCTTCTGGGCCATGTTGATACATTTtaacattataattataattagttATGATCATATTTCCATACATTACCTTACAGCCATCTTCTGGGCCAAGTTGATACATTTTAACATGATAATAAGTTATGATCATATTTCCATACATTACCTTATTCAAAAAGTCAAAAAATCCATCTTCCAGAAAGGTAGTTGAAGTACAGCCCTCAGCATCTTCAATTAACAGGCTGCCTCCACCTTTATATGAAGCATCGCTGAAAGAGGTAGTCACATGCATAGTTTCATGTGAAGGAACACATCATTAATACGATTCATTCGGACTATAAAATAAAGTCTCTAAGAATCATTGATGCTAACTACATGTTTATGTTCTAACCTCTTGCTCAATAATTTAAATGTCACTTGTTTCCAAAGTGGCCCACCTTTACCCCCCATAAACGAAAAGCGAGCCCTGCTCTATAAATATGAGGATTCATCATAAGATAATTATATAGTGAGGCAAAACAGCATGTAAACTATATCCAAAACAAATGGTAAAATATGGATTATTTCAATCCATGTAAGCAATATGCATTAAGGAACTAGAAATGAGGGAATAACTTCAAATCaccaaaaatatctttattctcTCTATCTCAATGAATAAAAGTAAATGAGAAAAAAGTAAACACCTTAGAGAGAAGTGGAAATCATACAAAAGAATAAAGGGAGAAAAAGGTAAAATTCCAAACGACATCCTTAACTGTATCTCCAAAAACACAGCAGTAGAAATATAAATGGTCCAAACGACAGAGCATTCAACGAGGATCAAGCAGGCAACCAAAAGTAAaatggaaaataaaaaatatttagaagaAAACCATTTCTGTTGAGGAACTATCCAGCCAAAAGGTATTTCCAGCCTCGCGATCACCAAACAGCTCACAGAACATGTTTTTGTCTCCACCGACTTGGCTCATAGGGCATTCAAGTTTTCtccatttcaatttcaaatactTTACAGTTTTTGGTGAATGCGATAGGTTCATCATGTTATGCATGCTTGCAGGTTTCTCATTACTGAATCCATTCACCGAATGCTTGCTTCTCAAAACATCTTGGAAAAATTGATTCTCGTTAGGCACCTGCATGCATGCTAAGTAAAGTTCACCGCTCAGAGTGACTGAAAGACCATGCTACTAAAACACATGTATGAACAGGTGTGAGAAATTCCAAATCATATCTATTCAGAtgagaaaaaattaaaactaatcTCAAAATAAAAGTCAAAAGTTAACAATAATCTTATTTTGAAGTAAATTACCAGCATATTTAACATTCCTTATGCTATTTGGGGATGATTTCAATCTAAACCAATAGTCCTTGGTGATTGCggcaaaatttttgaatatttgccGCCCATGACAAGTAGCGATGCTCTCTGGATGAAACTGGAGAGGGACGACACAAAACTAAATATTAACCAAAAGTAATACAACTTTATTTCACTTGCATTCGGGGGCAAATGCCAACCTGTAAGCCATAATGAGGTCTGTGTAAGTGCATGATGCCCATGAGTATCTTTCTAATCTGTAACTCCTCGGGGCTCGATGAATGCCATCGCAATCTTTTCTCCGATCTTGTCAAAAAAAACTTAGTGGAAACTTTGGAGTCCACCGGTCCATCCAAATCCTCGGAGTTTTGAATTCCGAGAAATGGAATTGTGTCAGAGGACGAGGCCCAGGCAATAGGTATAAGTTCTTTTGGAAGTGATCTTTGGTCGACAACAAGGGAGTGATACCGAACCACCTGCATCCAGTCAGCACAGAAAGCATTCAAATGAAATCTCCTTTGTTTTTTATAGATGGCAGCAAcgataaaaatatcaaaaacacGTATCTAGTTACAGATCAGAGTTAAAAGGATATATTTTGGAGTAGACTTCATAATATCCTCTATTAAGCGTTTATGGATTATCCAAGCAGAATTCCCTCTGAAATTCATATAATGGATACCAAACCATTTCATTGCAAAAATGAGGGCCATTAAATATGGCCGACAATTTTAAAagtgataaataaaaattcacttAATATACCTATTAACTCTCCCCAAAAGCCAACACCTATACAAAGGCCTCAGCTTTTGGAGGAATAAATGGTCACTCGAGCTCTGTGTGCTTTGAGAgatacaaaaatttaaaaaaaacgaatacacaaaagaaatgaaaatataCATTGAAAAATACTGT
Proteins encoded:
- the LOC140958514 gene encoding uncharacterized protein is translated as MAPLAPKSGDAIFASVERVNAELFTLTYGAMVRQLITDLEEVEEVNKQLDQMGYNIGIRLVDEFLAKSNVSRCVDFKETAEVIAKVGFKMFLGVTASVTNWDVEGTTCSIILEDNPLVDFVELPDTCQGLYYCNILSGVIRGALEMVSMKTEVTWLRDMLRGDDVFELQVKLLKQIPEEYPYKDDE